The Aedes aegypti strain LVP_AGWG chromosome 3, AaegL5.0 Primary Assembly, whole genome shotgun sequence genome contains a region encoding:
- the LOC5564117 gene encoding peroxiredoxin 1, giving the protein MPVPDLQKPAPKFSGTAVVNGAFKEIKLEDYAGKYLVLFFYPLDFTFVCPTEIIAFSDRVEEFEKIGCSVIGVSTDSHFTHLAWINTPRKQGGLGELRIPLLADKSMKISRDYGVLQEESGVPFRGLFVIDGKQNLRQVTVNDLPVGRSVDETLRLVQAFQFTDEHGEVCPANWKPGSKTMVADPQKSKEYFNAAN; this is encoded by the coding sequence ATGCCTGTCCCAGATCTGCAGAAGCCCGCCCCGAAATTCTCGGGAACCGCCGTTGTGAACGGTGCATTCAAAGAAATCAAACTGGAGGACTACGCCGGCAAGTACCTGGTGCTGTTCTTCTACCCCCTTGACTTCACCTTCGTCTGCCCGACCGAAATCATTGCCTTCTCGGACCGCGTCGAGGAGTTCGAGAAGATCGGCTGCTCTGTGATCGGCGTCTCGACCGACAGTCACTTCACCCATTTGGCCTGGATCAACACCCCGCGTAAGCAGGGCGGTCTCGGAGAGCTGCGAATTCCCCTGTTGGCCGACAAGTCCATGAAGATTTCCCGTGACTACGGAGTGCTCCAGGAGGAGAGCGGTGTCCCATTCCGTGGACTGTTCGTCATCGATGGTAAGCAGAATCTCCGCCAGGTGACCGTCAACGATCTGCCCGTTGGACGCAGCGTCGATGAGACCCTCCGCCTGGTGCAAGCATTCCAGTTCACCGATGAACACGGTGAGGTCTGCCCCGCCAACTGGAAGCCTGGATCCAAGACTATGGTCGCCGATCCGCAAAAGTCGAAGGAATACTTCAATGCCGCAAACTAA